A stretch of the Erinaceus europaeus chromosome 23, mEriEur2.1, whole genome shotgun sequence genome encodes the following:
- the MPND gene encoding MPN domain-containing protein, with amino-acid sequence MAAPESLSPAGGAGEEAPDEDEDEAEAEDPERPAGGAGVRGGGGALGPGAGAGLGGCGGPGGALTRRAVTLRVLLKDALLEPGVGVLSIYYLGKKFLGDLQPDGRIVWQETGQVFNSPSAWATHCKKLVNPAKKSGCGWASVKYKGQKLDKYKAAWLQRHQLHMPTAAADESPASEGEEEELVMEEEEEELVAEDKSRRAPGKGPSESAHLEASKLRVPIRYCMLGSRDSARNPHTLVEVTSFSAINKFQPFNVAVSSNVLFLLDFHSHLTRSEVVGYLGGRWDTNSQMLTVLRAFPCRSRLGDAETAAATEEEIYQSLLLRGLSLVGWYHSHPHSPALPSLQDLDAQMDYQLRLQGSSNGFQPCLALLCSPYYSGNPGPESKIAPFWVMPPPEQRPSDYGIPMDVEMAYVQDNFLTNDILHEMMLLVEFYKGAPDLVHFQEAWSPEHSYLDKLKISLASRTPKDQGVCPMLEQVFGVLKQGS; translated from the exons ATGGCAG CTCCAGAGTCGCTGTCCCCGGCGGGCGGCGCGGGGGAGGAGGCGCCAGATGAAGATGAGGACGAGGCGGAAGCTGAGGACCCCGAGAGGCCGGCGGGAGGGGCCGGCGTCCGCGGTGGAGGCGGCGCGCTGGGGCCCGGGGCTGGGGCCGGGCTGGGGGGCTGCGGCGGTCCCGGGGGCGCGCTCACGCGGCGCGCGGTCACGCTGCGGGTCCTTCTCAAAGACGCGCTACTGGAGCCTGGAGTCGGGGTGCTATCCATCTACTACCTG GGAAAGAAGTTCCTGGGGGATCTGCAGCCCGACGGGAGGATCGTGTGGCAGGAGACGGGGCAGGTGTTCAACTCCCCCAGCGCCTGGGCCACGCACTGCAAGAAGCTGGTGAACCCCGCCAAGAAGTCGGGGTGCGGCTGGGCCTCTGTCAAGTATAAAGGTCAGAAGCTGGACAAATACAAGGCTGCCTGGCTGCAGCGACACCAGCTTCACATGCCCACAGCCGCCGCTGATGAG agccctgccagcgaaggggaggaggaggagctggtgatggaggaggaggaggaagagctcgTAGCAGAGGACAAGAGCCGCAGAGCCCCAGGGAAGGGCCCCTCGGAGTCTGCGCACctgg AGGCTTCCAAACTCCGGGTGCCCATCCGCTACTGTATGTTGGGGAGCCGAGACTCGGCCAG gaacccccacaCGCTGGTGGAGGTGACCTCCTTCTCTGCCATTAACAAGTTCCAGCCGTTCAACGTGGCTGTTTCCAGCAATGTGCTCTTCCTgctg GACTTCCACAGCCACCTGACGCGCAGCGAGGTCGTGGGGTACCTGGGGGGCCGCTGGGACACCAACAGCCAGA TGCTCACAGTGCTGAGAGCTTTCCCCTGTCGGAGCCGGCTGGGCGACGCGGAGACGGCAGCTGCCACAGAAGAGGAG ATCTACCAGAGCCTGCTCCTGCGCGGCCTGTCCCTGGTGGGCTGGTACCACAGCCACCCACACAGCCCGGCGCTGCCGTCGCTGCAGGACCTGGACGCGCAGATGGACTACCAGCTGCGGCTGCAAGGCTCCAGCAACGGCTTCCAGCCCTGCCTGGCACTGCTGTGCT CTCCTTACTATTCCGGCAACCCAGGCCCGGAGTCCAAGATCGCGCCCTTCTGGGTGATGCCGCCCCCGGAG CAAAGGCCGAGCGACTACGGCATCCCCATGGACGTGGAGATGGCCTACGTGCAGGACAACTTCCTGACCAACGACAtcctgcatgagatg ATGCTGCTGGTTGAGTTCTACAAGGGCGCCCCCGACTTGGTGCATTTCCAGGAGGCCTGGAGCCCGGAGCACAGCTACCTAGACAAGCTGAAG ATCTCGCTGGCTAGCCGGACACCCAAGGACCAGGGGGTGTGCCCGATGCTGGAACAGGTGTTCGGCGTCCTCAAGCAGGGGAGCTGA
- the STAP2 gene encoding signal-transducing adaptor protein 2 isoform X2 — MATALGPPPRAPKPKGAQPSHYHESYLEKKGPRDLDYRKFWAGLQGLTLYFYNSNRDVQHVEKLDLGTFVKLKDEPLREIHRDPGTHFSLVLRNQEVKFKVESLESREMWKGFILTVVELQVPSNLTLLPGHLYMLAEALAKEEARRALVTPPCFLKVSRLEAQLLLERYPDCGNLLLRPSGDGGGGVSVTTRQLLNGTPVVRHYKVNLEGPRYIIDVEEPFSCGSLDAVVNYFVSNTNKALVPFLLDEDYEKVLGYVDSNKENGESVWVAPSVPTAPGPPPTTGGSKKPPVVSTKPGGASDKLPPLPPMPRPPDQDDENYVIPIGDASDPKYENVAPPCRPVTAKPKKLAEAKFPKPLTVPKSEPKGPLNRKMAFPATGLADVRAELEEKLQRRRALEQQAGHSGGP; from the exons ATGGCTACGGCCTTGGGCCCCCCACCAAGGGCCCCTAAGCCCAAGGGCGCCCAGCCGTCCCACTACCATGAAAGCTACCTGGAGAAAAAGGGACCCCGGGACCTG gattACAGGAAGTTCTGGGCCGGCCTCCAGGGCCTCACGCTCTATTTCTACAACAGCAATCGAGATGTGCAG CATGTGGAGAAGTTAGACCTGGGGACCTTCGTGAAGCTCAAAGATGAGCCTCTGCGGGAGATTCACCGAGACCCGGGCACCCACTTCAGCTTGGTCCTCCGGAACCAGGAAGTCAAGTTCAAG gtggagagcctggagtCTCGCGAGATGTGGAAAGGCTTCATCCTGACAGTGGTGGAG CTCCAGGTCCCCTCGAACCTGACCCTGCTGCCGGGACACCTGTACATGCTGGCCGAGGCCCTGGCCAAGGAAGAGGCGCGTCGGGCGCTGGTGACACCCCC GTGCTTCCTGAAGGTGAGCCGGCTGGAGGCCCAGCTGCTCCTGGAGCGCTACCCCGACTGCGGGAACCTGCTGCTGCGGCCCAGCGGGGACGGCGGGGGCGGCGTGTCGGTCACCACGCGCCAGCTTCTCAACGG CACGCCCGTGGTTCGGCACTACAAGGTGAACCTTGAGGGCCCCAGGTACATCATCGACGTGGAGGAGCCG TTTTCCTGCGGGTCTCTGGACGCCGTGGTCAACTACTTCGTGTCCAATACCAACAAGGCGCTGGTGCCCTTCTTGCTGGACGAGGACTACGAGAAAGTACTCG GCTACGTGGACTCTAATAAAGAGAATGGCGAGAGCGTGTGGGTGGCACCCTCAGTGCCCACAGCCCCAG GtcctccccccaccacaggtggctCCAAGAAACCACCTGTCGTGTCCACCAAGCCCGGGGGAGCCTCGGACAAACTGCCCCCTCTACCCCCCATGCCCCGGCCACCAGACCAGGATGACGAGAACTACGTGATCCCCATCGGAGATGCATCGGACCCCAAATATGAGAACG TGGCTCCTCCATGCCGGCCGGTGACAGCAAAGCCCAAGAAGTTGGCTGAGGCCAAGTTCCCCAAGCCACTGACTGTGCCCAAGTCAG AACCCAAAGGTCCTCTCAACCGGAAGATGGCCTTCCCTGCAACAG GCCTGGCAGATGTGAGGGCAGAACTGGAGGAGAAACTCCAGAGGCGGCGGGCGCTGGAGCAGCAGGCGGGCCACTCCGGGGGCCCGTGA
- the STAP2 gene encoding signal-transducing adaptor protein 2 isoform X3 produces the protein MATALGPPPRAPKPKGAQPSHYHESYLEKKGPRDLDYRKFWAGLQGLTLYFYNSNRDVQHVEKLDLGTFVKLKDEPLREIHRDPGTHFSLVLRNQEVKFKVESLESREMWKGFILTVVELQVPSNLTLLPGHLYMLAEALAKEEARRALVTPPCFLKVSRLEAQLLLERYPDCGNLLLRPSGDGGGGVSVTTRQLLNGTPVVRHYKVNLEGPRYIIDVEEPFSCGSLDAVVNYFVSNTNKALVPFLLDEDYEKVLGPPPTTGGSKKPPVVSTKPGGASDKLPPLPPMPRPPDQDDENYVIPIGDASDPKYENGDVAPPCRPVTAKPKKLAEAKFPKPLTVPKSEPKGPLNRKMAFPATGLADVRAELEEKLQRRRALEQQAGHSGGP, from the exons ATGGCTACGGCCTTGGGCCCCCCACCAAGGGCCCCTAAGCCCAAGGGCGCCCAGCCGTCCCACTACCATGAAAGCTACCTGGAGAAAAAGGGACCCCGGGACCTG gattACAGGAAGTTCTGGGCCGGCCTCCAGGGCCTCACGCTCTATTTCTACAACAGCAATCGAGATGTGCAG CATGTGGAGAAGTTAGACCTGGGGACCTTCGTGAAGCTCAAAGATGAGCCTCTGCGGGAGATTCACCGAGACCCGGGCACCCACTTCAGCTTGGTCCTCCGGAACCAGGAAGTCAAGTTCAAG gtggagagcctggagtCTCGCGAGATGTGGAAAGGCTTCATCCTGACAGTGGTGGAG CTCCAGGTCCCCTCGAACCTGACCCTGCTGCCGGGACACCTGTACATGCTGGCCGAGGCCCTGGCCAAGGAAGAGGCGCGTCGGGCGCTGGTGACACCCCC GTGCTTCCTGAAGGTGAGCCGGCTGGAGGCCCAGCTGCTCCTGGAGCGCTACCCCGACTGCGGGAACCTGCTGCTGCGGCCCAGCGGGGACGGCGGGGGCGGCGTGTCGGTCACCACGCGCCAGCTTCTCAACGG CACGCCCGTGGTTCGGCACTACAAGGTGAACCTTGAGGGCCCCAGGTACATCATCGACGTGGAGGAGCCG TTTTCCTGCGGGTCTCTGGACGCCGTGGTCAACTACTTCGTGTCCAATACCAACAAGGCGCTGGTGCCCTTCTTGCTGGACGAGGACTACGAGAAAGTACTCG GtcctccccccaccacaggtggctCCAAGAAACCACCTGTCGTGTCCACCAAGCCCGGGGGAGCCTCGGACAAACTGCCCCCTCTACCCCCCATGCCCCGGCCACCAGACCAGGATGACGAGAACTACGTGATCCCCATCGGAGATGCATCGGACCCCAAATATGAGAACGGTGatg TGGCTCCTCCATGCCGGCCGGTGACAGCAAAGCCCAAGAAGTTGGCTGAGGCCAAGTTCCCCAAGCCACTGACTGTGCCCAAGTCAG AACCCAAAGGTCCTCTCAACCGGAAGATGGCCTTCCCTGCAACAG GCCTGGCAGATGTGAGGGCAGAACTGGAGGAGAAACTCCAGAGGCGGCGGGCGCTGGAGCAGCAGGCGGGCCACTCCGGGGGCCCGTGA
- the SH3GL1 gene encoding endophilin-A2 isoform X2: MSVAGLKKQFYKASQLVSEKVGGAEGTKLDDDFKEMEKKVDVTSKAVTEVLARTIEYLQPNPASRAKLTMLNTVSKIRGQVKNPGYPQSEGLLGECMVRHGKELGGESNFGDALLDAGEAMKRLAEVKDSLDIEVKQNFVDPLQNLCDKDLKEIQHHLKKLEGRRLDFDYKKKRQGKIPDEELRQALEKFQESKEVAETSMQNLLETDIEQVSQLSALVDAQLDYHRQAVQILDELADKLKRSILLLPLLRQACAHPEPQHAAPGPAELQGAVRLRAGERRRAGLPRGGRHHADQPDRRELVRGHAARPVGLLPAQLRGGAGAAAAAVRPTPPAPPRGPTLRCSQH, translated from the exons GAAGGTTGGAGGGGCCGAGGGGACCAAGCTCGATGATGACTtcaaggagatggagaag AAGGTGGACGTCACCAGCAAGGCTGTCACAGAAGTCCTGGCCAGAACCATTGAGTACCTGCAGCCCAACCCAG CCTCCAGGGCCAAGCTGACGATGCTCAACACGGTGTCCAAGATCCGGGGGCAGGTGAAGAACCCGGGGTACCCGCAGTCGGAGGGCCTGCTGGGCGAGTGCATGGTGCGCCACGGCAAGGAGCTGGGCGGCGAGTCCAACTTCG GCGATGCCCTGCTGGACGCGGGCGAGGCCATGAAGCGCCTGGCAGAGGTGAAGGACTCGCTGGACATCGAGGTGAAGCAGAACTTCGTGGACCCCCTGCAGAACCTGTGCGACAAGGACCTCAAAGAGATCCAG CACCACCTCAAGAAGCTGGAAGGCCGCCGGCTGGACTTTGACTACAAGAAGAAGCGGCAGGGCAAGATCCCGGACGAGGAGCTGCGGCAGGCGCTGGAGAAGTTCCAGGAGTCCAAGGAGGTGGCGGAGACTAGCATGCAGAACCTGCTGGAGACAGAT ATTGAGCAGGTGAGCCAGCTCTCGGCCCTGGTGGACGCACAGCTCGACTACCACCGACAGGCCGTACAGATCCTGGACGAGCTGGCAGACAAGCTCAAGCGGAG CATCCTCCTCCTTCCGCTCCTCCGACAAGCCTGTGCGCACCCCGAGCCGCAGCATGC cgcCCCTGGACCAGCCGAGCTGCAAGGCGCTGTACGACTTCGAGCCGGAGAACGACGGCGAGCTGGGCTTCCGCGAGGGGGACGTCATCACGCTGACCAACCAGATCGACGAGAACTGGTACGAGGGCATGCTGCTCGGCCAGTCGGGCTTCTTCCCGCTCAGCTACGTGGAGGTGCTGGTGCCGCTGCCGCCGCAGTGAGGCccaccccgcccgccccgccccgcgggcCCACACTACGGTGCTCTCAACACTAA
- the STAP2 gene encoding signal-transducing adaptor protein 2 isoform X1, giving the protein MATALGPPPRAPKPKGAQPSHYHESYLEKKGPRDLDYRKFWAGLQGLTLYFYNSNRDVQHVEKLDLGTFVKLKDEPLREIHRDPGTHFSLVLRNQEVKFKVESLESREMWKGFILTVVELQVPSNLTLLPGHLYMLAEALAKEEARRALVTPPCFLKVSRLEAQLLLERYPDCGNLLLRPSGDGGGGVSVTTRQLLNGTPVVRHYKVNLEGPRYIIDVEEPFSCGSLDAVVNYFVSNTNKALVPFLLDEDYEKVLGYVDSNKENGESVWVAPSVPTAPGPPPTTGGSKKPPVVSTKPGGASDKLPPLPPMPRPPDQDDENYVIPIGDASDPKYENGDVAPPCRPVTAKPKKLAEAKFPKPLTVPKSEPKGPLNRKMAFPATGLADVRAELEEKLQRRRALEQQAGHSGGP; this is encoded by the exons ATGGCTACGGCCTTGGGCCCCCCACCAAGGGCCCCTAAGCCCAAGGGCGCCCAGCCGTCCCACTACCATGAAAGCTACCTGGAGAAAAAGGGACCCCGGGACCTG gattACAGGAAGTTCTGGGCCGGCCTCCAGGGCCTCACGCTCTATTTCTACAACAGCAATCGAGATGTGCAG CATGTGGAGAAGTTAGACCTGGGGACCTTCGTGAAGCTCAAAGATGAGCCTCTGCGGGAGATTCACCGAGACCCGGGCACCCACTTCAGCTTGGTCCTCCGGAACCAGGAAGTCAAGTTCAAG gtggagagcctggagtCTCGCGAGATGTGGAAAGGCTTCATCCTGACAGTGGTGGAG CTCCAGGTCCCCTCGAACCTGACCCTGCTGCCGGGACACCTGTACATGCTGGCCGAGGCCCTGGCCAAGGAAGAGGCGCGTCGGGCGCTGGTGACACCCCC GTGCTTCCTGAAGGTGAGCCGGCTGGAGGCCCAGCTGCTCCTGGAGCGCTACCCCGACTGCGGGAACCTGCTGCTGCGGCCCAGCGGGGACGGCGGGGGCGGCGTGTCGGTCACCACGCGCCAGCTTCTCAACGG CACGCCCGTGGTTCGGCACTACAAGGTGAACCTTGAGGGCCCCAGGTACATCATCGACGTGGAGGAGCCG TTTTCCTGCGGGTCTCTGGACGCCGTGGTCAACTACTTCGTGTCCAATACCAACAAGGCGCTGGTGCCCTTCTTGCTGGACGAGGACTACGAGAAAGTACTCG GCTACGTGGACTCTAATAAAGAGAATGGCGAGAGCGTGTGGGTGGCACCCTCAGTGCCCACAGCCCCAG GtcctccccccaccacaggtggctCCAAGAAACCACCTGTCGTGTCCACCAAGCCCGGGGGAGCCTCGGACAAACTGCCCCCTCTACCCCCCATGCCCCGGCCACCAGACCAGGATGACGAGAACTACGTGATCCCCATCGGAGATGCATCGGACCCCAAATATGAGAACGGTGatg TGGCTCCTCCATGCCGGCCGGTGACAGCAAAGCCCAAGAAGTTGGCTGAGGCCAAGTTCCCCAAGCCACTGACTGTGCCCAAGTCAG AACCCAAAGGTCCTCTCAACCGGAAGATGGCCTTCCCTGCAACAG GCCTGGCAGATGTGAGGGCAGAACTGGAGGAGAAACTCCAGAGGCGGCGGGCGCTGGAGCAGCAGGCGGGCCACTCCGGGGGCCCGTGA
- the SH3GL1 gene encoding endophilin-A2 isoform X1 has translation MSVAGLKKQFYKASQLVSEKVGGAEGTKLDDDFKEMEKKVDVTSKAVTEVLARTIEYLQPNPASRAKLTMLNTVSKIRGQVKNPGYPQSEGLLGECMVRHGKELGGESNFGDALLDAGEAMKRLAEVKDSLDIEVKQNFVDPLQNLCDKDLKEIQHHLKKLEGRRLDFDYKKKRQGKIPDEELRQALEKFQESKEVAETSMQNLLETDIEQVSQLSALVDAQLDYHRQAVQILDELADKLKRRMQDASSRPKREYKPRPREPLELGEPEQPNGGFPCATAAAAPKITPSSSFRSSDKPVRTPSRSMPPLDQPSCKALYDFEPENDGELGFREGDVITLTNQIDENWYEGMLLGQSGFFPLSYVEVLVPLPPQ, from the exons GAAGGTTGGAGGGGCCGAGGGGACCAAGCTCGATGATGACTtcaaggagatggagaag AAGGTGGACGTCACCAGCAAGGCTGTCACAGAAGTCCTGGCCAGAACCATTGAGTACCTGCAGCCCAACCCAG CCTCCAGGGCCAAGCTGACGATGCTCAACACGGTGTCCAAGATCCGGGGGCAGGTGAAGAACCCGGGGTACCCGCAGTCGGAGGGCCTGCTGGGCGAGTGCATGGTGCGCCACGGCAAGGAGCTGGGCGGCGAGTCCAACTTCG GCGATGCCCTGCTGGACGCGGGCGAGGCCATGAAGCGCCTGGCAGAGGTGAAGGACTCGCTGGACATCGAGGTGAAGCAGAACTTCGTGGACCCCCTGCAGAACCTGTGCGACAAGGACCTCAAAGAGATCCAG CACCACCTCAAGAAGCTGGAAGGCCGCCGGCTGGACTTTGACTACAAGAAGAAGCGGCAGGGCAAGATCCCGGACGAGGAGCTGCGGCAGGCGCTGGAGAAGTTCCAGGAGTCCAAGGAGGTGGCGGAGACTAGCATGCAGAACCTGCTGGAGACAGAT ATTGAGCAGGTGAGCCAGCTCTCGGCCCTGGTGGACGCACAGCTCGACTACCACCGACAGGCCGTACAGATCCTGGACGAGCTGGCAGACAAGCTCAAGCGGAG gatgcaGGACGCCTCCTCGCGGCCCAAGCGCGAGTACAAGCCACGGCCCCGGGAGCCTCTGGAGCTGGGGGAGCCCGAGCAGCCCAACGGGGGCttcccctgcgctaccgccgccGCGGCCCCCAAGATCACAC CATCCTCCTCCTTCCGCTCCTCCGACAAGCCTGTGCGCACCCCGAGCCGCAGCATGC cgcCCCTGGACCAGCCGAGCTGCAAGGCGCTGTACGACTTCGAGCCGGAGAACGACGGCGAGCTGGGCTTCCGCGAGGGGGACGTCATCACGCTGACCAACCAGATCGACGAGAACTGGTACGAGGGCATGCTGCTCGGCCAGTCGGGCTTCTTCCCGCTCAGCTACGTGGAGGTGCTGGTGCCGCTGCCGCCGCAGTGA